A genomic window from Acidobacteriota bacterium includes:
- the modA gene encoding molybdate ABC transporter substrate-binding protein: protein MRGSAVVGCLAAIAVAAQSCGAAPLPVLTVYAASSLTQAVDEIAPIFAAASGVRVRASYAATSTLARQIESGAEADVFISADERWMDYLVSRSRIVTDTRITILGNRLVLIVPSDGPVSVALTPGFDLAGLLGRGRLATGDPAHVPVGRYARQALTALGVWGVAQPKLAPAESERAALALVERGEVPAGIVYESDALGSTRVHIAGVFPAASHEPIAYVAAIIAGRDGPVARQFLAFLTSPAADAVFVRNHFVVR from the coding sequence ATGCGTGGTTCGGCCGTGGTCGGCTGTCTGGCCGCGATAGCGGTTGCCGCCCAATCGTGCGGGGCGGCTCCCCTGCCCGTACTCACGGTCTACGCGGCCTCGAGCCTGACGCAGGCCGTCGATGAGATTGCGCCGATCTTCGCCGCCGCATCGGGTGTGCGCGTGCGCGCATCGTACGCGGCGACGTCGACACTGGCCCGGCAAATAGAGTCGGGAGCCGAAGCCGACGTCTTCATCTCGGCCGACGAGCGCTGGATGGACTATCTCGTGAGCCGATCGCGGATCGTGACCGACACGCGCATCACGATCCTCGGCAACCGGCTGGTGCTGATCGTGCCGTCCGATGGCCCCGTGTCGGTGGCGTTGACGCCGGGATTCGATCTGGCTGGCCTCCTTGGCCGGGGACGGCTCGCGACCGGCGATCCCGCTCATGTGCCGGTCGGCCGGTACGCGCGCCAGGCGTTGACCGCGCTCGGGGTGTGGGGCGTGGCGCAGCCGAAGCTGGCGCCGGCCGAATCCGAGCGAGCCGCGCTGGCTCTGGTCGAGCGGGGCGAGGTGCCGGCCGGCATCGTGTACGAAAGTGATGCGCTCGGCTCGACCCGGGTCCACATCGCCGGTGTCTTTCCGGCTGCGAGCCACGAACCGATCGCGTACGTTGCCGCCATCATCGCAGGGCGCGATGGGCCGGTGGCCCGGCAGTTTCTGGCATTCCTCACGTCACCCGCGGCCGACGCGGTGTTCGTCAGGAATCACTTTGTCGTTCGATAG
- the modB gene encoding molybdate ABC transporter permease subunit, giving the protein MPTPVEYEALWLSLKVATAATVFSLPIAMLAAWLLARRSFWGRSALDAVVHAPLVLPPVVVGYLLLIGLGSRGSIGMWLDQTLGIRLVFTTGGAVVAAAVMAFPLMVRAIRLSLDAVDSGLEWAARTLGATRFDAFMSITVPLMLPGIVSGCIVAFAASLGEFGATITFASNIEGETRTLPLAIYTAIQTPDGDRVALRLVMLSLILAVGALALAEGADRRVRRMVGRP; this is encoded by the coding sequence ATGCCGACTCCGGTTGAATACGAGGCGCTGTGGCTGAGCCTGAAGGTGGCGACCGCTGCCACGGTCTTCAGTCTTCCGATCGCGATGCTCGCCGCGTGGCTGCTGGCGCGCAGGTCGTTCTGGGGCCGATCGGCGCTCGACGCCGTGGTCCATGCGCCGCTGGTGCTTCCGCCGGTGGTGGTCGGATACCTGCTGCTCATCGGCCTGGGATCGCGCGGATCAATCGGCATGTGGCTCGATCAGACGCTCGGCATCAGGCTCGTCTTCACGACCGGCGGCGCGGTCGTGGCTGCGGCGGTGATGGCGTTTCCCCTGATGGTCCGGGCCATCCGCCTGTCGCTCGACGCGGTGGACAGCGGACTGGAGTGGGCGGCTCGCACGCTGGGCGCCACGAGGTTCGATGCGTTCATGTCGATCACCGTGCCCTTGATGCTGCCCGGCATCGTCTCCGGCTGCATCGTCGCGTTTGCCGCGAGTCTCGGCGAGTTCGGCGCCACCATCACGTTTGCCTCGAACATCGAGGGCGAGACGCGTACGCTGCCGCTGGCCATCTATACAGCCATCCAGACGCCCGATGGTGATCGCGTGGCGCTGCGCCTGGTGATGCTGTCGCTGATACTGGCGGTCGGAGCCCTGGCGCTCGCCGAAGGGGCCGACCGCCGGGTCCGGCGGATGGTGGGGCGTCCATGA
- the modC gene encoding molybdenum ABC transporter ATP-binding protein, whose translation MIAVAVRKQVGTFLLDVAFTAPASGITALFGRSGAGKTTIISLIAGITAPDAGRIAIADQVFYDAGSRVGLPPEQRRVGVVFQDSRLFPHLSVEGNLRYGLRRAHAAGSPVAFDAVVDVLGVGHLLARRPQTLSGGERQRVALGRAWLAQPRLLLMDEPLASLDAPRKAEILSYIERLRDEFRLPMIYVSHSLDEVIRLADHLLVVSDGRIAASGPLAEVVSRLDLQPLLGRFEAGAVIDCTVEAHDDHYLLTTLHFDTGHLRVPLVDRLVGTRVRVRLRARDIGIAISEPRDLSITNRLAGTITGFAVRDGVFVDVTIAIGATTIRALVSRESRDRLGLAVGQRVWALIKTVALDNRSLGFLRPPRDMMKRS comes from the coding sequence ATGATCGCCGTCGCCGTCCGCAAGCAAGTCGGCACGTTCCTGCTGGACGTGGCGTTCACCGCGCCTGCAAGCGGTATCACCGCCCTGTTCGGCCGAAGCGGTGCCGGCAAGACCACCATCATTAGTCTCATCGCGGGCATCACGGCGCCAGACGCGGGACGGATCGCGATCGCCGATCAGGTGTTCTACGACGCCGGCTCACGGGTCGGGCTGCCGCCCGAACAGCGGCGAGTGGGCGTCGTCTTCCAGGACAGCCGCCTGTTTCCCCACCTGAGCGTTGAAGGCAATCTGCGCTACGGGCTGCGGCGGGCACACGCGGCCGGCTCTCCGGTCGCCTTCGACGCGGTCGTGGACGTGCTCGGTGTCGGCCACCTTCTCGCCCGTCGACCGCAGACGCTGTCCGGGGGCGAACGCCAGCGGGTCGCGCTTGGCCGCGCCTGGCTCGCGCAACCGCGACTGTTGTTGATGGACGAGCCGCTCGCATCGCTCGATGCGCCTCGCAAGGCGGAAATCCTGTCGTACATCGAACGACTGCGCGACGAGTTCCGGTTGCCGATGATCTACGTGAGCCATTCCCTCGACGAGGTCATCCGCCTCGCCGATCATCTGCTTGTTGTCTCCGACGGCCGCATCGCCGCCAGCGGTCCGCTCGCCGAAGTCGTCTCCCGGCTCGATCTGCAGCCGCTGCTCGGCCGATTCGAGGCTGGCGCCGTGATCGACTGCACGGTTGAGGCTCACGACGATCACTACCTGCTGACGACGCTGCACTTTGACACCGGCCACCTGCGCGTGCCGCTGGTGGATCGCCTTGTCGGGACCCGCGTGCGCGTCCGGCTGCGGGCGCGGGACATCGGCATTGCGATCTCCGAGCCCCGGGATCTCAGCATCACCAACCGGCTGGCAGGCACGATCACCGGCTTTGCCGTCCGCGACGGCGTCTTCGTGGACGTCACCATCGCGATCGGCGCGACGACGATCCGGGCGCTGGTGTCGCGGGAATCGCGGGACCGTCTGGGGTTGGCCGTCGGCCAGCGCGTCTGGGCGCTCATCAAGACGGTGGCGCTGGACAACCGCAGCCTCGGGTTTCTCCGTCCGCCCCGGGATATGATGAAGCGGTCGTGA
- a CDS encoding N-acetylmuramoyl-L-alanine amidase, with product MTIRVCGPASCALALLLLAPAAQAQNLKPASPYTVVSREGRRVIQAAISGEQDMLRVDDLASVFQLSVREDRGNNALTITRGSRTVVLSLDQGLASIGGRLVSLAAPPARDGGRWTVPADFVSRALSLIADVRIELRRSSRLIVVGEVRVPRIIARLEQVGSATRVTLDATPATTSAVSQEPRRLLVRFDADVLDAAGTSVAGQGLVESITIADPTTVVISLAPGFGTFRSSAVPLDAASSRVVVDVLPAGAPAQVLAPPGSTPQSGAPRPEPLPSLAQMSSPSIRTIALDPGHGGAESGARGINGAMEKDITLDVARRLKAALEARLGIRVLLTRDDDRLVPLDDRASIANNNKADLLVSIHVSASPRRDARGAEVFYLSLDGLGAEARRMAEHPQGKALPTLGGGSRNIELIPWETAQAQHLAESAVLAGFIEEELRKSIEMSPRALQQAPLRVLVGANMPAVLVEIGMMSNPDQEAALITDGYKNQVVQAMYDAIVRYRARLTGAREERR from the coding sequence GTGACGATTCGTGTGTGTGGTCCCGCCTCGTGCGCCCTCGCGCTGCTCCTCCTCGCGCCGGCGGCGCAGGCCCAGAACCTCAAGCCCGCGTCCCCCTACACCGTCGTCAGCCGTGAGGGACGCCGGGTGATTCAGGCCGCCATCTCGGGCGAGCAGGACATGCTGCGGGTCGACGACCTCGCGTCGGTGTTCCAGTTGAGCGTGCGCGAGGATCGCGGCAACAACGCTCTGACCATCACGCGCGGCAGCCGGACCGTGGTGCTGTCGCTCGACCAGGGTCTCGCGTCGATTGGCGGCCGGCTGGTGTCGCTCGCCGCGCCTCCGGCCCGCGATGGCGGACGCTGGACCGTGCCGGCCGACTTCGTGTCGCGCGCGTTGTCGCTCATTGCCGATGTGCGAATCGAGCTGCGCCGTTCGTCCAGGCTGATCGTCGTGGGCGAGGTTCGCGTCCCGAGGATCATCGCGCGGCTGGAGCAGGTCGGTTCCGCCACGCGCGTGACGCTGGATGCGACGCCGGCGACGACCTCCGCGGTCTCTCAGGAACCGCGCCGGCTGCTCGTCAGGTTCGACGCCGATGTGCTCGACGCGGCGGGGACCTCGGTCGCCGGCCAGGGACTGGTCGAATCGATCACGATCGCGGATCCGACCACCGTCGTGATCTCACTGGCGCCAGGTTTCGGAACGTTCCGGTCATCGGCGGTGCCGCTTGATGCCGCCTCGTCGCGTGTCGTCGTGGACGTGTTGCCCGCAGGCGCTCCGGCGCAGGTGCTTGCGCCGCCCGGCTCGACGCCGCAGTCCGGTGCGCCGCGCCCCGAACCGCTGCCGTCCCTGGCTCAGATGTCATCGCCGTCGATTCGCACGATCGCGCTCGATCCGGGACACGGCGGTGCCGAAAGCGGAGCACGCGGGATCAATGGGGCGATGGAAAAGGACATCACGCTCGATGTGGCGCGCAGGCTCAAGGCGGCGCTCGAGGCCCGGCTCGGGATCCGCGTGCTCCTGACTCGCGATGACGACCGCCTCGTGCCGCTCGACGATCGGGCGTCCATCGCCAACAACAACAAGGCCGATTTGCTGGTCAGCATTCACGTCAGCGCGTCACCGCGTCGCGACGCACGGGGCGCAGAGGTCTTCTACCTGAGCCTGGACGGCCTGGGCGCTGAGGCCCGCCGGATGGCCGAACATCCCCAGGGGAAGGCGCTGCCCACCCTCGGGGGCGGCTCCCGGAACATCGAGCTGATTCCCTGGGAAACGGCCCAAGCCCAGCACCTGGCCGAGTCGGCCGTGCTGGCCGGCTTCATCGAGGAAGAGTTGCGGAAGTCGATCGAGATGAGTCCGCGAGCGCTGCAGCAGGCCCCGCTTCGCGTGCTGGTCGGCGCGAACATGCCCGCGGTGCTGGTGGAGATCGGCATGATGTCGAACCCAGATCAGGAAGCGGCACTCATCACCGACGGGTACAAGAATCAGGTGGTGCAGGCGATGTACGACGCGATTGTCCGGTATCGCGCCCGGCTGACCGGCGCCCGCGAGGAGCGGCGCTAG
- a CDS encoding GerMN domain-containing protein has translation MTTRARWIVGAALAAALVGVGSWMLVRSIVGRTPAVSTNSAVTAGTAVPGERRIKVTLFYVAEDGLRLSPVERDVPFAEGPGEQARRIIEAQLAPPPAPLLAAIPNGTTLRGLYVTERGEAFVDFDDAIRSAHPGGSLYELFTVYSIVSALTVNLPAITSVQILVDGHEVDTLAGHVDLRRPLPRSALWLEPPPVAAAR, from the coding sequence ATGACCACCCGAGCACGATGGATCGTCGGAGCGGCATTGGCGGCGGCGCTGGTTGGCGTCGGATCGTGGATGCTGGTCCGCTCCATCGTCGGCCGCACGCCGGCCGTGAGCACCAATTCCGCGGTCACCGCCGGCACCGCCGTTCCCGGGGAGCGCCGCATCAAGGTGACGCTGTTCTACGTCGCCGAAGATGGGCTCCGCCTGTCGCCGGTCGAACGCGATGTCCCCTTCGCCGAAGGGCCAGGCGAGCAGGCAAGGCGCATCATCGAGGCCCAGCTGGCGCCGCCCCCGGCCCCGCTGCTGGCCGCGATCCCGAACGGCACGACGCTGCGCGGCCTCTACGTCACCGAACGGGGAGAGGCCTTCGTCGATTTCGATGACGCGATCCGATCCGCCCACCCGGGCGGATCGCTCTACGAGCTGTTCACCGTCTACTCAATCGTGTCGGCGCTGACCGTGAATCTGCCGGCCATCACGTCGGTGCAGATCCTGGTCGACGGTCACGAAGTCGACACGCTGGCAGGACACGTCGATCTGCGGCGGCCGCTGCCGCGCTCGGCTCTCTGGCTCGAACCGCCGCCTGTCGCGGCGGCGCGGTGA
- the rph gene encoding ribonuclease PH yields MTRTDGRAADQLRAITITPNFIIHPEGSVLIETGLTRVICTASVEDRVPPFLRNSGKGWVTAEYGMLPRATTTRNTREASSGKVGGRTQEIQRLVGRSLRSVMRLEDLGERTIWIDCDVIQADGGTRTAAISGSFVALTLALQKLVRQGVLPRLPVRHHVAATSVGIVGGEALLDLAYDEDSRADVDMNVVKTSDGRYIEIQGTAETTPFGRERLTELLDLADAGIARLVEIQRDIVGTLG; encoded by the coding sequence ATGACCAGAACAGACGGGCGCGCGGCCGACCAGCTTCGCGCGATTACCATCACGCCGAACTTCATCATCCATCCCGAAGGATCCGTCCTCATCGAAACGGGTCTGACGCGCGTCATCTGCACCGCGAGCGTCGAAGACCGCGTGCCGCCGTTCCTGCGCAACTCGGGCAAAGGCTGGGTGACCGCCGAGTACGGCATGCTGCCGCGGGCGACCACGACCCGGAACACGCGTGAGGCGTCGTCGGGGAAGGTCGGCGGCCGCACACAGGAGATCCAGCGGCTGGTCGGGCGATCGCTCCGATCGGTGATGCGGCTCGAAGATCTCGGCGAACGGACGATCTGGATCGACTGCGACGTCATTCAGGCGGATGGAGGCACCCGGACCGCCGCGATCAGCGGGAGTTTCGTCGCGCTGACGCTGGCGCTGCAGAAGCTGGTCCGCCAGGGCGTGCTGCCGCGCCTGCCGGTGCGGCACCACGTGGCCGCGACCAGCGTCGGCATCGTCGGCGGCGAGGCCCTGCTCGACCTGGCGTACGACGAAGACTCGAGGGCGGATGTGGACATGAATGTCGTCAAGACATCCGACGGCCGGTATATCGAAATCCAGGGCACCGCCGAAACGACGCCGTTCGGACGCGAACGCCTGACCGAGTTGCTCGATCTCGCCGATGCGGGCATCGCGCGCCTCGTCGAGATTCAACGCGACATCGTCGGCACGTTGGGATAA
- a CDS encoding non-canonical purine NTP pyrophosphatase: protein MRLLVATSNRNKLREIRGIFEGAPVALDGLDAFEPVAEPKETGRTFADNGRQKAIYYSMRLGVVAVAEDSGLEIDGLGGAPGVYSARYGGAEAETYPEKFALIYRQLRERRALGCTARFVCALAVADGSRIVFEARGTIEGRIAGAPSGEGGFGYDPIFSYPPLGRTLAELTETEKAAVSHRGIAFRRMREFLEARAWSLGER from the coding sequence GTGCGCCTGCTGGTTGCCACGTCAAACCGCAACAAGCTGCGGGAAATCCGCGGGATCTTCGAAGGCGCGCCCGTCGCGCTCGATGGCCTCGATGCGTTCGAGCCCGTCGCCGAGCCCAAAGAGACAGGCCGCACGTTCGCGGACAACGGCAGGCAGAAGGCGATCTACTATTCGATGCGCCTCGGCGTGGTTGCCGTCGCGGAAGACTCTGGCCTGGAGATCGACGGCCTCGGCGGCGCACCGGGCGTGTACTCTGCCAGGTACGGCGGCGCTGAGGCGGAGACGTACCCGGAGAAGTTTGCGCTGATCTACCGGCAACTGCGCGAGCGCCGCGCGCTCGGCTGCACGGCCAGGTTCGTGTGCGCGCTGGCGGTTGCGGACGGTTCGCGCATCGTGTTCGAGGCCCGTGGCACGATCGAGGGTCGGATCGCCGGCGCCCCGAGTGGGGAAGGTGGATTTGGCTACGACCCGATCTTTTCCTATCCACCCTTGGGACGAACTCTGGCCGAACTGACCGAGACCGAGAAAGCCGCAGTCAGCCACAGGGGCATCGCGTTTCGCCGGATGCGGGAGTTCCTGGAGGCGCGCGCGTGGTCACTGGGAGAGCGATAG
- a CDS encoding RNA-binding S4 domain-containing protein, translated as MGADNPAPAGSRVDVWLDVACLFRTRSEAQRAIDGGKVEVNGQNTKPHRLVHPGDQLRITRPAGRRQMVLVKSVAEKHVPKAEARLLYEDRTPPPTPEELAARELERHFRAAQPRTARRRPDRREQRRLRSVKEGDA; from the coding sequence GTGGGTGCAGACAACCCCGCGCCCGCGGGATCGCGCGTTGATGTGTGGCTCGACGTCGCCTGCCTGTTCAGGACCCGATCGGAGGCGCAGCGTGCCATCGACGGCGGCAAGGTCGAGGTCAACGGCCAGAATACGAAACCTCACAGGCTCGTTCACCCCGGCGACCAGTTGCGGATCACGCGCCCGGCCGGAAGACGGCAAATGGTGCTCGTGAAGAGCGTCGCCGAGAAGCACGTGCCGAAAGCCGAGGCGCGCCTCCTGTATGAGGACCGCACGCCGCCGCCCACGCCAGAGGAACTGGCGGCCAGGGAACTGGAGCGCCATTTCCGGGCCGCCCAGCCGCGCACCGCGCGTCGCCGCCCGGATCGCCGCGAACAGCGGCGGCTCAGAAGTGTCAAAGAGGGAGACGCGTAG
- a CDS encoding pyridoxal phosphate-dependent aminotransferase family protein, whose product MDIFEACYTYHDPDLVKAAGVYPFFRALSSSEGPVVTVDGRQLVMLGSNNYLGLTHHPDVVKAAHDAIDRYGTGCTGSRFLNGNLDLHETLEAELATFLEKPAALVFSSGFLANLGVVGLLGSAPDAVLFTAVENHASLIDGARMARSRRVRVFENLADLERQLQKQQNWSHALVLTDGVFSMTGRVADLRGLVALKRKFGFKLYVDDAHGLGVLGHQGRGTPWSQGVMADVDVFFGTFSKSFASLGGFIAADAAVVNYLRHKTRTLIFSAGLPPASTASALAALRVMQRDESLYVRLWDNVAFFKAGVEKIGYHTLGSSTPIVPLFIGSETLALRVCQEAFELGLFATPAIYPAVPPGHALIRTSVTPIHTREHLQTALDVLATIASRHPIPNVDPDTLPAARAIDFEEALAEHVMAASSTARSRT is encoded by the coding sequence ATGGACATTTTTGAGGCTTGCTACACATACCACGACCCGGATCTGGTGAAAGCCGCCGGAGTCTATCCGTTCTTCAGGGCGCTTTCGTCGTCGGAAGGCCCCGTCGTCACCGTCGACGGCAGGCAGCTCGTGATGCTCGGCTCCAACAACTACCTGGGGCTCACGCATCACCCCGACGTCGTCAAGGCGGCTCACGACGCGATTGACCGGTACGGCACCGGCTGCACCGGGTCCCGGTTCCTCAATGGCAATCTCGATCTGCACGAGACGCTCGAGGCCGAGCTCGCAACGTTCCTCGAGAAACCGGCGGCGCTGGTGTTTTCGTCGGGTTTCCTCGCGAATCTTGGCGTGGTCGGGTTGCTGGGGAGCGCCCCCGATGCGGTGCTCTTTACGGCGGTGGAGAACCATGCCAGCCTGATTGACGGCGCGCGCATGGCGCGAAGCCGCCGCGTCCGCGTGTTCGAGAACCTCGCCGATCTGGAGCGACAGCTTCAGAAACAGCAGAACTGGTCGCACGCGCTCGTATTGACCGATGGCGTGTTTTCGATGACGGGGCGGGTGGCGGATCTGCGCGGCCTCGTGGCGCTCAAACGGAAGTTCGGATTCAAGTTGTACGTTGATGACGCCCATGGATTGGGCGTGCTGGGACACCAGGGGCGGGGCACGCCGTGGAGCCAGGGCGTGATGGCCGACGTCGACGTGTTCTTCGGGACCTTCAGCAAGTCGTTCGCGAGCCTCGGAGGCTTTATCGCGGCCGATGCGGCGGTGGTCAACTACCTGAGGCACAAGACCCGGACGCTCATCTTTTCGGCCGGACTCCCGCCGGCCTCGACGGCCTCTGCGCTGGCGGCCTTGCGTGTCATGCAGCGCGACGAATCGCTGTACGTCAGGCTGTGGGACAACGTGGCGTTTTTCAAGGCGGGTGTCGAGAAGATCGGCTACCACACGCTCGGCAGCTCGACGCCGATTGTCCCGCTCTTTATCGGCTCCGAGACACTGGCGCTCCGCGTCTGTCAGGAGGCCTTCGAACTTGGGCTCTTCGCCACCCCGGCCATTTATCCGGCGGTGCCGCCGGGCCACGCCTTGATTCGCACGAGCGTCACGCCGATTCACACCCGCGAGCACTTGCAGACGGCGCTCGACGTGCTGGCCACGATTGCGTCACGGCATCCGATTCCAAACGTGGATCCGGACACGCTGCCGGCGGCTCGGGCCATCGACTTCGAAGAAGCGCTCGCCGAGCACGTCATGGCGGCATCGAGTACGGCAAGGTCCAGAACCTGA
- a CDS encoding SDR family oxidoreductase gives MNSPTGRKRVLVTGAGSGIGRAVAVRLTDAGYDVIGTVRDAERARALTAEAAAAARPMRFLPLDLSSASSIAELLAEIEATGGLDIVVNNAGNGVFGAIEEIDATLVARQFAVNVFGPLELTRRLLPGLRARKGQVIWIGSLAGRISLPFQAHYSATKSAISSLSDALRMELRPHGVRVTCVEPGDFATGFTGARQVVAVASSPYAPQHERCLAAVETQEREAPSPESVASLVERLCRMPNPPATVPVGKNARTLCLLLRLLPDRLREFIVRKTYAQ, from the coding sequence ATGAATTCGCCGACCGGCCGCAAGAGGGTCCTCGTCACAGGGGCCGGAAGCGGCATCGGCCGGGCCGTTGCCGTCCGGCTGACTGACGCCGGCTATGACGTGATCGGCACGGTTCGCGATGCAGAACGGGCCCGCGCCCTGACCGCCGAAGCGGCTGCCGCCGCCCGGCCGATGCGGTTTCTGCCGCTCGATCTGTCGTCAGCATCCTCGATCGCCGAACTGCTGGCGGAGATCGAGGCAACAGGCGGGCTTGACATCGTCGTGAACAACGCAGGAAACGGGGTGTTCGGGGCCATCGAGGAGATTGATGCGACGCTGGTCGCCCGGCAGTTTGCGGTGAATGTCTTCGGACCGCTGGAGCTCACGCGGCGCCTCCTCCCCGGTCTGAGAGCGCGCAAGGGGCAGGTGATCTGGATCGGGTCGCTCGCCGGCCGAATCAGCCTGCCGTTTCAGGCCCACTACTCGGCCACCAAGTCTGCCATCTCCTCGCTGAGCGATGCCCTGCGCATGGAACTGCGCCCCCACGGCGTTCGCGTCACCTGCGTCGAGCCAGGCGACTTCGCCACCGGATTCACCGGCGCACGACAGGTGGTCGCCGTCGCCTCGTCTCCCTACGCGCCACAGCATGAACGGTGCCTGGCGGCGGTGGAAACCCAGGAACGGGAAGCGCCGTCCCCCGAGAGCGTCGCCAGCCTGGTGGAACGATTGTGCCGTATGCCCAACCCGCCAGCCACTGTCCCGGTCGGCAAGAATGCGCGGACGCTCTGCCTCCTGCTCCGGCTGCTGCCAGACCGGCTCAGGGAGTTCATCGTGCGAAAGACGTACGCTCAGTGA